In one Janibacter cremeus genomic region, the following are encoded:
- a CDS encoding DUF6801 domain-containing protein, with product MSKRVTTRLSASAALVTGLGLMGIASAAPAQAASATLDYSCTYTVLNMGVIEGDNAVSVDLDVALPETAQVGDVIDPDVTATVTIPESRRDSLYGLLNVRSIDGPGEAEAAAEDGGLNAQNARNQADFTLSDGTTTLDGTIPLQIPMTEVPAAGELVVTATGATEPVTLEQAGTYTIAAGDFQSYIRAYDASGGYSTNVTLDCTLVSSDATIGAVVVEPGTGDDGTGGTDGTDGTDGTDGTDGTDGTDGTDGTDGTDGTDGTDGTDGTDGTDGTDGTDGTDGADGTDGTDGTDGTDGTDAGTPQIPAVVQTDGLTPAMTSQEDNTAALALGGLLLAGAGAGTVLVARRRAQQH from the coding sequence ATGAGCAAGCGCGTCACCACCCGTCTGTCTGCGAGTGCCGCACTCGTCACCGGCCTCGGCTTGATGGGCATCGCCTCCGCGGCCCCGGCCCAGGCCGCTTCGGCCACGCTTGACTACAGCTGCACCTACACCGTGCTCAACATGGGTGTGATCGAGGGTGACAACGCCGTCAGTGTCGACCTCGACGTCGCGCTGCCGGAGACCGCGCAGGTCGGCGATGTGATCGACCCCGACGTGACGGCCACCGTCACCATCCCGGAGTCCCGGCGTGACTCGTTGTACGGCTTGCTCAACGTGCGCAGCATCGATGGGCCGGGAGAAGCCGAGGCAGCCGCCGAGGACGGTGGACTCAACGCGCAAAATGCGCGAAACCAGGCGGACTTCACGCTCAGCGACGGCACCACCACCCTCGATGGCACCATCCCGCTCCAGATCCCCATGACCGAGGTCCCGGCTGCCGGTGAGCTCGTCGTCACCGCCACCGGCGCGACGGAGCCCGTGACCCTCGAGCAGGCGGGCACCTACACCATCGCCGCGGGCGACTTCCAGAGCTACATCCGGGCGTACGACGCGAGTGGTGGCTACTCCACCAACGTCACGCTCGACTGCACCCTGGTCTCGTCGGACGCGACGATCGGCGCGGTCGTTGTCGAGCCCGGCACCGGGGATGACGGCACGGGCGGCACCGATGGGACCGACGGCACGGACGGGACTGACGGCACGGACGGGACCGATGGGACCGACGGGACCGACGGCACGGATGGCACCGACGGCACCGACGGCACCGATGGGACCGACGGCACGGATGGGACCGACGGCACGGATGGCACCGACGGCACCGATGGGGCCGACGGCACGGATGGCACCGACGGCACTGACGGCACTGACGGCACGGACGCCGGCACTCCGCAGATCCCCGCGGTCGTCCAGACCGACGGTCTCACCCCGGCCATGACCTCCCAGGAGGACAACACCGCCGCGCTCGCACTCGGTGGTCTGCTCCTCGCGGGTGCAGGCGCCGGCACCGTGCTGGTCGCACGTCGCCGCGCGCAGCAGCACTGA
- a CDS encoding class F sortase — translation MTTPHTRREKRRGDKRYRRTTVLMAASVALLVGAGAMGLWWTQRDQPVMNVDVDAYVPPTEIMPPSPSSSSPSTSSKTSSSSSSTSSSSANGNVVQGAPTGNPTRVQVTSGGRSIVDATLQATLLDSENVLAPPFGTAGWYAEPGWPKPGFDGASILVGHINHGSNPDVFWNLPRVNIGDVVTVSYSSGEQVKFEITRSEPATKQGVPQDDSIWDHDNPDPVLRLITCDPQTSFSNGHYDGNWVVWAKRLTT, via the coding sequence GTGACGACACCGCACACACGCCGGGAGAAGCGCCGAGGGGACAAGCGCTACCGGCGCACGACCGTGCTCATGGCCGCCTCCGTCGCGCTCCTCGTGGGCGCCGGCGCCATGGGTCTCTGGTGGACGCAGCGGGACCAGCCGGTGATGAACGTCGACGTGGACGCCTACGTGCCGCCGACCGAGATCATGCCGCCCTCGCCGAGCTCGTCGTCGCCGAGCACCTCGAGCAAGACCTCCTCGTCCTCCTCCAGCACGTCGTCGTCCTCAGCCAACGGCAACGTCGTCCAGGGAGCCCCCACCGGCAACCCGACTCGCGTCCAGGTCACCTCCGGCGGCCGCTCCATCGTCGACGCCACGCTCCAGGCGACGCTGCTCGACTCCGAGAACGTCCTGGCCCCTCCCTTCGGCACCGCCGGCTGGTACGCCGAGCCCGGCTGGCCCAAGCCAGGCTTCGACGGTGCGAGCATCCTCGTCGGACACATCAACCACGGCAGCAACCCGGACGTTTTCTGGAACCTGCCGCGGGTCAACATCGGCGACGTCGTCACGGTCTCCTACAGCTCCGGCGAGCAGGTGAAGTTCGAGATCACCAGGTCCGAGCCGGCGACCAAGCAGGGCGTCCCCCAGGACGACTCGATCTGGGACCACGACAACCCGGACCCGGTGCTGCGCCTGATCACGTGCGATCCGCAGACGTCCTTCAGCAACGGGCACTACGACGGCAACTGGGTCGTGTGGGCCAAGCGGCTGACGACCTGA
- a CDS encoding DUF3180 domain-containing protein, whose translation MLRTGLKISTTVLVAVVVTVFSWGFGRWWITGGHAGLRIGWVAGVLLVGMAVVVVVAGSRMWRMRRGRTHVEPVVAARLLGLAQASALTGAITGGLYLGQALALLPDHDFGGRGVLAVQHGLAALGGLLMAVAGLLVQSWCRIDDDDEDEDRDPA comes from the coding sequence GTGCTGAGGACGGGCCTGAAGATCTCGACGACGGTGCTCGTCGCCGTCGTCGTGACCGTCTTCAGCTGGGGCTTCGGGCGCTGGTGGATCACGGGCGGCCACGCCGGTCTACGGATCGGTTGGGTGGCCGGTGTCCTGCTCGTGGGCATGGCCGTCGTGGTCGTGGTGGCCGGCTCACGGATGTGGCGGATGCGGCGCGGCCGCACGCACGTCGAGCCCGTGGTCGCCGCCCGTCTGCTCGGTCTGGCCCAGGCCAGCGCGCTCACCGGCGCGATCACCGGGGGTCTCTACCTCGGGCAGGCGCTCGCGCTGCTGCCGGACCACGACTTCGGTGGGCGAGGGGTCCTCGCGGTCCAGCACGGGCTCGCAGCGCTCGGGGGGCTGCTCATGGCCGTCGCCGGGCTCCTCGTCCAGTCCTGGTGCCGCATCGATGACGACGACGAGGACGAGGACCGCGATCCCGCCTGA
- the folK gene encoding 2-amino-4-hydroxy-6-hydroxymethyldihydropteridine diphosphokinase, whose translation MTVPRDRISLLGVRAFGHHGVLAQEKREGQEFVVDVVLNLDLAPAGTSDDLARTVNYAEVGADVVARVEGPSLDLIESLAEQIAGDALARPGVHTVEVTVHKPSAPVGVPFGDVTVAVERRRAVPVVIALGANLGDPERRLDAAIDDLAGDLDAVRRAPFVTTDPVGGPDQPRYTNTVLLATTALAPAALLARLHAVEARHGRVREVRWGARSLDLDLIQYGDPATGTDVVSDEPQLTLPHPRAHERGFVLAPWARIDPEAVLRVGGSVIAVSELLAAVDTSDMRDSEAGPC comes from the coding sequence ATGACCGTGCCGCGCGACCGGATCAGCCTGCTGGGGGTGCGTGCCTTCGGCCACCACGGGGTGCTGGCGCAGGAGAAGCGCGAGGGGCAGGAGTTCGTCGTCGACGTCGTCCTGAACCTCGACCTGGCACCCGCCGGGACGAGCGACGACCTGGCCCGTACGGTCAACTACGCCGAGGTCGGCGCGGACGTCGTCGCCCGCGTCGAGGGACCCTCGCTCGACCTCATCGAGTCCCTCGCCGAGCAGATCGCCGGGGACGCGCTGGCCCGCCCCGGGGTGCACACCGTCGAGGTGACCGTCCACAAGCCCTCCGCACCCGTCGGGGTGCCCTTCGGGGACGTGACCGTGGCCGTCGAGCGTCGTCGCGCCGTCCCCGTGGTGATCGCGCTCGGTGCCAACCTCGGGGACCCCGAGCGGCGCCTGGACGCCGCGATCGACGACCTCGCCGGTGACCTCGACGCGGTGCGTCGGGCTCCCTTCGTCACCACGGACCCGGTCGGCGGTCCCGACCAGCCGCGCTACACCAACACCGTCCTGCTGGCGACGACGGCCCTCGCGCCCGCTGCGCTGCTCGCGCGGCTGCACGCCGTCGAGGCCCGGCACGGTCGGGTGCGGGAGGTGCGCTGGGGGGCGCGCAGCCTCGACCTCGACCTCATCCAGTACGGCGACCCCGCCACCGGGACCGATGTCGTCAGCGACGAGCCGCAGCTCACGCTGCCGCACCCGCGGGCGCACGAGCGCGGTTTCGTGCTCGCGCCGTGGGCCCGCATCGACCCGGAGGCCGTCCTGCGCGTCGGCGGCTCGGTCATCGCCGTGAGCGAGCTGCTCGCGGCGGTCGACACCTCCGACATGCGCGACAGCGAGGCCGGCCCGTGCTGA
- the folP gene encoding dihydropteroate synthase has product MTHAVLEQLAARATRPGPVVMGVVNVTPDSFSDGGRWIETDAAIAHGRELVAAGADVIDVGGESTRPGAQRPSAEEERRRVVPVVEALAREDVVVSIDTMRAEVARPSLEVGGAIINDVSGGLADPQMPALVAESGAPFVVMHWRGHSHDMQSKASYEDVVAEVCAELEERVTALRDAGAVPEQLILDPGIGFSKTAEHNWELLAGLEEVVDLGYPVLLGTSRKGFLGRVGRREGDERPLDARAVATATTSARAARAGVWCVRVHDVTATIDAIDVTAAMGELPA; this is encoded by the coding sequence GTGACGCACGCCGTCCTCGAGCAGCTTGCGGCCCGGGCGACCAGGCCCGGGCCGGTGGTCATGGGCGTCGTCAACGTCACGCCCGACTCCTTCAGCGACGGCGGCCGGTGGATCGAGACCGATGCGGCGATCGCCCACGGTCGCGAGCTCGTCGCGGCCGGCGCCGACGTCATCGACGTCGGCGGTGAGTCCACGCGCCCCGGGGCGCAGCGTCCGTCGGCGGAGGAGGAGCGGCGCCGGGTCGTGCCCGTCGTCGAGGCCCTCGCCCGGGAGGACGTCGTCGTCTCGATCGACACGATGCGGGCCGAGGTGGCCCGCCCGTCGCTCGAGGTCGGTGGCGCGATCATCAACGACGTGAGCGGGGGACTGGCCGACCCGCAGATGCCGGCCCTCGTCGCCGAGAGCGGCGCCCCCTTCGTCGTGATGCACTGGCGCGGGCACTCGCACGACATGCAGTCCAAGGCGAGCTACGAGGACGTCGTCGCTGAGGTGTGCGCCGAGCTCGAGGAGCGCGTCACCGCGCTGCGCGACGCCGGCGCGGTGCCCGAGCAGCTGATCCTCGACCCGGGCATCGGCTTCAGCAAGACCGCCGAGCACAACTGGGAGCTGCTCGCCGGCCTGGAGGAGGTCGTCGACCTCGGCTACCCCGTCCTGCTCGGCACCTCCCGCAAGGGATTCCTCGGTCGGGTCGGGCGAAGGGAGGGGGACGAGCGTCCCCTCGACGCCCGGGCCGTGGCCACGGCCACCACCAGCGCCCGCGCGGCTCGCGCCGGGGTGTGGTGCGTGCGCGTGCACGACGTCACCGCGACGATCGACGCGATCGACGTGACCGCGGCGATGGGGGAGCTACCGGCATGA
- the folE gene encoding GTP cyclohydrolase I FolE, which produces MVRSVDLARIEAAVREILVAIGEDPDRDGLVETPGRVARSYEEVFAGLHSDPAELLATTFDIAHDELVIVRDIELYSTCEHHLVPFHGVAHVGYVPGKSGKVTGLSKLARLVDMFARRPQVQERLTSQIADALVEYLDVAGVIVVVEAEHLCMSMRGVRKPGAKTITSAVRGQLRDATTRAEAMALLSGAAR; this is translated from the coding sequence ATGGTCCGCAGCGTCGACCTGGCTCGCATCGAGGCGGCCGTGCGCGAGATCCTCGTCGCGATCGGGGAGGACCCCGACCGCGACGGCCTCGTCGAGACCCCCGGGCGGGTTGCCCGCTCGTACGAGGAGGTTTTCGCCGGGTTGCACTCCGATCCGGCGGAGCTGCTCGCGACGACCTTCGACATCGCGCACGACGAGCTGGTGATCGTGCGTGACATCGAGCTGTACTCCACGTGCGAGCACCACCTCGTCCCCTTCCACGGGGTCGCCCACGTCGGCTACGTGCCCGGCAAGAGCGGCAAGGTCACCGGCCTGTCGAAGCTCGCCCGTCTCGTCGACATGTTCGCCCGGCGCCCGCAGGTCCAGGAGCGCCTGACCAGCCAGATCGCCGACGCCCTCGTCGAGTACCTCGACGTGGCCGGCGTCATCGTCGTCGTCGAGGCCGAGCACCTGTGCATGTCGATGCGCGGGGTGCGCAAGCCGGGCGCCAAGACCATCACGTCCGCCGTGCGCGGTCAGCTGCGAGATGCGACCACCCGGGCCGAGGCCATGGCGCTGCTCTCCGGGGCCGCTCGGTGA
- the ftsH gene encoding ATP-dependent zinc metalloprotease FtsH, with amino-acid sequence MNAKKFFRSPAFWALLMITVFGLMFLTQGDEEYARVDTSAAEELITDGKVENAHFTTDNVLQLELKEGETYSDGEAVKDADKVETEFIDARADELLTIVDENVDGVQNDTVERPSVWSNILLSLLPLLLLVALFWFILSRAQGGGSQVMKFGKSKAKLASTDTPKVTFADVAGADEAVEELHEIVDFLREPSKFLAVGAKIPKGVLLYGQPGTGKTLLARAVAGEAGVPFFSISGSDFVEMFVGVGASRVRDLFEQAKTNAPAIVFVDEIDAVGRHRGAGMGGGHDEREQTLNQLLVEMDGFDVKTNVILIAATNRPDILDPALLRPGRFDRQISVENPDMIGRHRILEVHAAGKPMAPGVDLLAVARRTPGMTGADLANVLNEAALLTARLNQQFIDDSILDEAIDRVIAGPQKRTRIMSAQERKITAYHEGGHALVAAAMNHTDPVTKITILPRGRALGYTMVMPTDDRYSTTRNEILDQLAYALGGRVAEEIIFHDPSTGAANDIEKASAMARKMVTEYGMSEKIGAVKLGQSQGEPFLGRDMGHQRDYSERIAGIVDQEVRRFIEAAHDEAWYALNDNREILDRLVLELLEHETLNAKELADLFADVRRRPVRPTWLSSEDRPISQIPPVLTPAEEAAQQRREETARSQEHTPSSATPEGQHEPTVAEQIDRAAEEGATLPSENPPSEVREVPPGERVDGDGRV; translated from the coding sequence ATGAACGCGAAGAAGTTTTTCCGCTCCCCAGCCTTCTGGGCGCTGCTGATGATCACCGTCTTTGGACTGATGTTCCTCACGCAGGGCGACGAGGAGTACGCCCGGGTGGACACCTCGGCCGCCGAGGAGCTGATCACCGACGGCAAGGTCGAGAACGCCCACTTCACGACCGACAACGTGCTCCAGCTCGAGCTGAAGGAGGGGGAGACCTACTCCGACGGCGAGGCGGTCAAGGACGCGGACAAGGTCGAGACCGAGTTCATCGACGCCCGCGCCGACGAGCTGCTCACGATCGTCGACGAGAACGTCGACGGCGTGCAGAACGACACGGTCGAGCGCCCCAGCGTGTGGAGCAACATCCTGCTCTCGCTGCTGCCGCTGCTGCTGCTCGTCGCCCTCTTCTGGTTCATCCTCAGCCGCGCCCAGGGCGGCGGCTCCCAGGTGATGAAGTTCGGCAAGTCCAAGGCGAAGCTCGCCTCGACGGACACCCCGAAGGTCACCTTCGCCGACGTGGCCGGAGCGGACGAGGCCGTGGAGGAGCTCCACGAGATCGTCGACTTCCTGCGCGAGCCGAGCAAGTTCCTCGCGGTCGGCGCCAAGATCCCCAAGGGCGTGCTGCTCTACGGCCAGCCCGGTACCGGTAAGACCCTGCTCGCCCGCGCCGTCGCCGGCGAGGCGGGAGTGCCCTTCTTCTCCATCTCGGGCTCGGACTTCGTCGAGATGTTCGTCGGTGTCGGTGCCTCCCGTGTGCGTGACCTCTTCGAGCAGGCCAAGACCAACGCGCCGGCCATCGTCTTCGTCGACGAGATCGACGCGGTCGGTCGCCACCGCGGCGCCGGCATGGGCGGCGGCCACGACGAGCGCGAGCAGACGCTCAACCAGCTGCTCGTCGAGATGGACGGCTTCGACGTCAAGACCAACGTCATCCTCATCGCGGCGACCAACCGCCCCGACATCCTCGACCCGGCGCTGCTGCGCCCGGGACGCTTCGACCGGCAGATCTCCGTCGAGAACCCCGACATGATCGGCCGCCACCGCATCCTCGAGGTGCACGCCGCCGGCAAGCCCATGGCTCCCGGCGTCGACCTGCTCGCCGTCGCCCGGCGCACCCCCGGCATGACCGGTGCCGACCTGGCCAACGTGCTCAACGAGGCGGCGCTGCTGACCGCCCGCCTGAACCAGCAGTTCATCGACGACTCGATCCTCGACGAGGCCATCGACCGCGTCATCGCCGGGCCGCAGAAGCGCACCCGGATCATGAGCGCGCAGGAGCGCAAGATCACCGCGTACCACGAGGGTGGGCACGCGCTCGTCGCCGCGGCGATGAACCACACCGACCCGGTCACCAAGATCACGATCCTGCCGCGAGGGCGCGCCCTCGGGTACACGATGGTCATGCCGACCGACGACAGGTACTCGACCACGCGCAACGAGATCCTCGACCAGCTCGCGTACGCCCTCGGCGGTCGTGTCGCGGAGGAGATCATCTTCCACGACCCCTCCACCGGTGCCGCCAACGACATCGAGAAGGCCTCCGCGATGGCCCGCAAGATGGTCACCGAGTACGGCATGAGCGAGAAGATCGGTGCGGTCAAGCTCGGCCAGTCCCAGGGCGAGCCCTTCCTCGGGCGCGACATGGGCCACCAGCGGGACTACTCGGAGCGGATTGCCGGCATCGTCGACCAGGAGGTCCGCCGCTTCATCGAGGCTGCGCACGACGAGGCCTGGTACGCCCTCAACGACAACCGTGAGATTCTCGACCGACTGGTCCTGGAGCTGCTCGAGCACGAGACGCTCAACGCCAAGGAGCTCGCGGACCTCTTCGCCGACGTCCGGCGTCGTCCGGTCCGTCCGACGTGGCTGAGCAGCGAGGACCGCCCGATCTCGCAGATCCCGCCGGTCCTCACCCCGGCCGAGGAGGCCGCGCAGCAGCGGCGCGAGGAGACGGCCCGCTCCCAGGAGCACACCCCGTCGTCCGCCACCCCGGAGGGGCAGCACGAGCCGACGGTCGCCGAGCAGATCGACCGGGCGGCCGAGGAGGGGGCGACCCTCCCGTCGGAGAACCCGCCGAGCGAGGTCCGAGAGGTCCCGCCGGGCGAGCGCGTCGACGGCGACGGACGCGTCTGA
- the hpt gene encoding hypoxanthine phosphoribosyltransferase — protein MDTTHMQDDLVEVLVTDDQIQTRLAELADEVWRHYEGKDLLLVGVLKGAVMVMADFMRHLPGSAPMDWMAVSSYGSGTKSSGVVRILKDLDGDITDRHVLIVEDIIDSGLTLSWIRANLESRSPASVEILTLLRKPEAAKVDIHTRWVGFDIPNEFVVGYGLDFAEQYRNLRDVATLAPHVYS, from the coding sequence GTGGACACCACGCACATGCAGGATGATCTCGTCGAGGTGCTCGTCACCGACGACCAGATCCAGACGCGTCTCGCCGAGCTCGCGGACGAGGTCTGGAGGCACTACGAGGGCAAGGACCTGCTCCTCGTCGGTGTCCTCAAGGGCGCGGTCATGGTCATGGCCGACTTCATGCGCCACCTGCCCGGCTCCGCCCCCATGGACTGGATGGCGGTCAGCTCCTACGGCTCCGGCACCAAGTCCTCGGGCGTCGTGCGCATCCTCAAGGACCTCGACGGCGACATCACCGACCGGCACGTGCTGATCGTCGAGGACATCATCGACTCCGGACTGACGTTGTCGTGGATCAGGGCCAACCTCGAGTCCCGCTCGCCGGCCTCCGTCGAGATCCTCACCCTGCTGCGCAAGCCCGAGGCGGCCAAGGTCGACATCCACACCCGCTGGGTGGGCTTCGACATCCCCAACGAGTTCGTCGTCGGCTACGGCCTGGACTTCGCCGAGCAGTACCGCAACCTGCGCGACGTCGCGACGCTGGCGCCGCACGTCTACAGCTGA